In Collimonas arenae, a single genomic region encodes these proteins:
- a CDS encoding carboxyl transferase domain-containing protein codes for MPQLESKLNPRSEEFQQNASALNLLVDDLRQKVAQIAEGGGEAARNKHVARGKLLPRDRVQMLLDPGTPFMEFSQLAAYHVYKDKDGSDAAPAAGVITGIGRIAGQECVVVCNDATVKGGTYYPLSVKKHLRAQEIAEQNNLPCIYLVDSGGANLPNQDEVFPDRDHFGRIFYNQANLSAKGIPQIAVVMGSCTAGGAYVPAMSDESIIVKNQGTIFLAGPPLVKAATGEVVSAEDLGGGDVHTRLSGVADHLAQNDMHALSLARTIVSNLNRQKPQGPLLRQVVEPKYPAHELYGVIPVDTRKPFDVREVIARVVDGSEFDEFKARYGTTLICGFAHIYGMPVGIIANNGILFSEAALKGTHFIELCSQRKIPLVFLQNITGFMVGRRYENEGIARNGAKMVTAVATTSVPKLTVIIGGSFGAGNYGMCGRAYSPRFLWMWPNARISVMGGEQAAGVLATVKRDGIEGKGGSWSADEEEAFKKPIRDQYEHQGHPYYASARLWDDGVIDPADTRKVLGLGLSAALNAPIAETKFGVFRM; via the coding sequence ATGCCCCAGTTAGAAAGCAAGCTGAATCCACGTAGTGAAGAATTCCAGCAAAACGCCAGCGCCCTCAATCTGCTGGTTGACGACCTGCGCCAGAAAGTCGCGCAGATCGCCGAAGGCGGCGGCGAGGCCGCGCGCAACAAACACGTCGCGCGCGGCAAGCTGCTGCCGCGAGACCGGGTGCAGATGCTGCTCGACCCGGGCACGCCGTTCATGGAATTTTCCCAGCTTGCCGCCTACCATGTCTACAAGGACAAGGATGGCAGTGACGCCGCGCCGGCGGCCGGCGTGATTACCGGCATCGGCCGCATCGCCGGCCAGGAATGCGTGGTGGTCTGCAATGACGCCACCGTCAAAGGCGGCACCTACTATCCGCTCAGCGTCAAAAAACATCTGCGCGCGCAGGAAATCGCCGAGCAGAATAATCTTCCCTGCATCTATCTGGTCGATAGCGGCGGCGCCAACCTGCCGAACCAGGATGAAGTATTTCCAGACCGCGACCATTTCGGCCGCATCTTCTACAACCAGGCCAACCTGTCGGCCAAGGGCATTCCGCAAATTGCAGTGGTGATGGGATCGTGCACCGCCGGCGGCGCCTACGTGCCGGCGATGAGCGACGAGTCCATCATCGTCAAGAACCAGGGAACGATTTTCCTGGCCGGGCCGCCGCTGGTGAAAGCTGCTACCGGCGAAGTGGTCAGCGCCGAGGACTTGGGCGGTGGCGATGTGCATACGCGCCTTTCTGGCGTAGCGGATCATCTGGCGCAAAACGATATGCACGCATTGTCGCTGGCGCGCACGATCGTCTCCAACCTGAACCGCCAGAAACCGCAAGGCCCCTTGTTGCGCCAAGTGGTGGAACCCAAGTATCCGGCGCATGAACTGTATGGCGTGATTCCGGTGGATACCCGCAAGCCTTTCGATGTGCGCGAAGTCATCGCGCGCGTTGTCGATGGCAGCGAATTCGACGAATTCAAGGCGCGCTATGGCACCACGCTGATTTGCGGTTTTGCGCATATCTACGGCATGCCGGTCGGAATCATCGCCAATAACGGCATCTTATTTTCGGAAGCGGCGTTGAAGGGCACGCACTTCATCGAACTCTGCTCGCAGCGCAAGATTCCGCTGGTATTTCTGCAAAACATCACCGGCTTCATGGTAGGCCGCCGCTACGAAAACGAAGGCATCGCTCGCAACGGCGCCAAGATGGTGACAGCGGTGGCCACCACATCGGTGCCCAAGCTGACGGTCATCATCGGCGGCAGTTTCGGCGCCGGCAACTACGGCATGTGCGGCCGTGCGTACTCGCCGCGCTTCCTGTGGATGTGGCCTAACGCCCGCATTTCGGTGATGGGCGGCGAGCAGGCCGCCGGCGTGCTGGCGACCGTCAAGCGTGATGGCATCGAAGGCAAGGGCGGCAGCTGGAGCGCCGATGAAGAAGAAGCCTTCAAGAAACCGATCCGCGATCAGTACGAACATCAAGGCCATCCGTACTACGCATCCGCACGCTTGTGGGATGACGGCGTGATCGATCCTGCCGATACCCGCAAGGTGTTGGGCCTGGGCCTGAGCGCTGCCTTGAATGCGCCGATAGCCGAGACAAAATTTGGTGTGTTCCGGATGTAA
- a CDS encoding DinB family protein, translated as MMQSYFESLASYHVWATAKILKHVDAISEEEYRRDCGLYFASIHGTLNHMLVGERNWYARIAGENSSIAPLDAELESRRDVLGQALSAASKRWGDWLSTHPQQKYDGDLRYTRASGEHAVAPFVAVLGHIFNHATHHRGQITAALTAMGHQCPELDFIYWAIATQQTEKNQ; from the coding sequence ATGATGCAAAGTTATTTTGAATCGCTGGCCAGCTACCATGTCTGGGCCACTGCGAAAATACTGAAACATGTCGATGCTATCAGCGAGGAGGAGTATCGCCGCGATTGCGGACTGTATTTCGCTTCGATCCATGGCACGCTTAACCACATGCTGGTTGGCGAACGCAATTGGTACGCCCGCATTGCAGGGGAAAATTCCAGCATAGCCCCGCTTGACGCAGAACTTGAAAGCCGACGCGATGTGCTTGGCCAAGCCCTGAGTGCGGCATCCAAGCGTTGGGGGGACTGGTTAAGCACGCATCCGCAACAAAAATACGACGGCGATTTGCGATACACACGAGCGTCCGGAGAGCACGCCGTTGCACCATTCGTGGCCGTGCTTGGCCACATATTCAATCATGCCACGCATCACAGGGGGCAGATTACGGCAGCATTGACCGCCATGGGCCATCAATGTCCGGAACTCGATTTTATCTATTGGGCGATAGCCACGCAGCAAACGGAGAAGAACCAGTGA
- a CDS encoding enoyl-CoA hydratase/isomerase family protein gives MTYQTLAIQQASQVATITLNRPEVRNAFNETMIAEITHAFLELGRSVDVRAIVLAADGPAFCAGGDLNWMKAMADYTPEQNRADAAQLASMLRTIYQCPKPVIARVQGDCYAGGVGLVAACDIVVAVEAAQFCLSEVKIGLIPATISPYVIKSIGESASRRYFITAERFSADAAQRLGLVHEVTSAEKLDEGVNLLLKALLSASPNAVTEAKRLVRAIAGQPLTEVLIADTVEEIAKIRASTEGREGVRAFLEKRKPSWLL, from the coding sequence GTGACTTATCAGACTTTGGCAATACAACAGGCGTCGCAGGTCGCCACCATTACTCTCAACCGCCCTGAAGTGCGTAACGCCTTCAATGAAACCATGATCGCGGAAATCACCCACGCTTTCCTGGAGCTTGGCCGTAGCGTCGATGTACGGGCAATTGTGCTGGCCGCCGATGGTCCGGCATTTTGCGCTGGCGGCGATCTTAACTGGATGAAGGCGATGGCGGATTACACGCCGGAGCAAAACCGCGCCGATGCAGCGCAGTTGGCGAGCATGCTGCGCACCATTTATCAATGCCCCAAGCCGGTGATCGCCAGAGTGCAGGGCGATTGCTATGCCGGCGGCGTCGGCCTGGTTGCCGCCTGCGATATCGTGGTGGCGGTGGAGGCGGCGCAGTTTTGTTTATCGGAGGTGAAAATCGGCTTGATCCCGGCGACCATTTCGCCTTATGTCATCAAGTCCATCGGCGAGTCTGCCTCGCGCCGTTACTTTATTACGGCTGAGCGCTTTTCCGCCGATGCTGCGCAGCGGCTCGGCCTGGTGCACGAGGTGACCAGCGCCGAGAAACTTGATGAAGGCGTTAATCTGTTGCTCAAGGCCCTGCTGTCAGCAAGCCCGAACGCAGTCACCGAAGCCAAGCGCCTGGTGCGCGCGATTGCGGGCCAGCCGTTGACGGAAGTTCTGATCGCCGACACGGTCGAGGAGATCGCAAAAATCCGCGCTTCCACCGAGGGACGGGAGGGTGTGCGGGCGTTTCTGGAGAAACGTAAACCATCCTGGCTGTTGTGA
- a CDS encoding cytochrome P450 has protein sequence MINEAFLNDPYPAYHALRAEGALHWSPEFCGGAWLLTGHADVASVLRDPRFSVRRAGGWANSSGPGALNELREFKRIFSRSLLFVDAPQHTRLRQVMNAGFKPAALQELAPQIQIIVDRLLDDILSKAGTTANGQFAEFDFMHDFARPLPALVIASMLGIAAEDRSEFVAWSDDIAAFIGSPTPTLDIARAAQVSLIAMNDYFRQLLPQRRAALGDDLMSQLIRAEANGGIITTKELLAQCCTLLFAGHETTRNLLGNGMLALLQHPQQWQALQAAPSLLPSALKELLRFDSPVQYTGRRLKVDVEMHGQLMKKGDLVIPLIGAANRDPAKYTDPDRLDIQRNEGAHLSFGYGPHVCIGATLTYLEAEIAMRSVMQRLPQLRLASATQSWGVNAVYRSLNALSLQFSPPAPAAESPVVEADYA, from the coding sequence ATGATTAACGAAGCTTTCTTGAACGACCCCTATCCCGCGTATCACGCCCTGCGTGCCGAAGGCGCGTTGCATTGGAGCCCCGAGTTCTGCGGCGGCGCCTGGCTGTTGACCGGCCACGCCGATGTCGCCAGCGTGCTGCGCGACCCGCGCTTCTCGGTGCGGCGCGCCGGCGGCTGGGCCAATAGCAGCGGGCCGGGAGCTTTGAACGAATTGCGTGAATTCAAGCGCATTTTTTCGCGCTCGCTGTTGTTCGTCGATGCGCCCCAGCATACGCGGCTGCGGCAGGTCATGAACGCAGGTTTCAAGCCGGCGGCCTTGCAAGAACTTGCGCCGCAGATACAGATTATCGTCGACCGTTTGCTGGATGACATTCTGTCAAAAGCGGGAACAACTGCGAATGGGCAGTTTGCCGAATTCGACTTCATGCACGATTTCGCCCGTCCGCTGCCGGCCCTGGTCATCGCCAGCATGCTAGGCATCGCCGCTGAAGACCGCAGCGAATTCGTTGCCTGGTCCGACGATATCGCGGCATTCATCGGCAGCCCGACGCCGACGCTGGACATCGCCCGCGCGGCCCAGGTCAGCCTGATTGCGATGAATGACTATTTCCGCCAGCTGCTGCCGCAACGGCGCGCAGCGCTGGGCGACGACCTGATGAGCCAGCTGATCCGCGCCGAAGCGAACGGCGGCATTATCACCACCAAGGAATTGCTGGCGCAATGCTGCACCTTGCTGTTCGCCGGCCATGAAACCACGCGTAACCTGCTCGGCAACGGCATGCTGGCGCTGCTGCAGCATCCACAACAATGGCAAGCCCTGCAAGCTGCGCCGTCTTTGCTGCCTTCGGCGTTAAAGGAATTACTGCGTTTCGACAGTCCGGTGCAATACACCGGCCGCCGTCTGAAGGTCGACGTCGAAATGCACGGCCAGCTGATGAAGAAGGGCGACCTGGTGATACCGCTGATCGGCGCCGCCAATCGCGACCCCGCCAAATATACGGATCCGGACCGGCTCGACATCCAGCGCAATGAGGGAGCGCATCTGTCATTCGGCTACGGTCCGCACGTCTGCATCGGCGCTACGCTGACTTATCTGGAAGCGGAAATCGCCATGCGCAGCGTGATGCAGCGCCTGCCGCAACTGCGTCTGGCAAGCGCTACCCAGTCGTGGGGCGTCAACGCGGTATACCGTAGCCTGAACGCCTTGTCTCTGCAATTTTCACCTCCTGCCCCGGCTGCAGAATCACCGGTAGTGGAAGCCGACTATGCCTGA
- a CDS encoding alpha/beta hydrolase family protein: protein MDQSTPSYVKRTAPAIMRCVVVCLCVSIGHVSAQPLVQDLNETITKLPVTVKNLYGRSVTGDIIVTQFKPAGLGPFPLVIINHGRSATDRSKPARFRYIQQVRFFTERGFAVFVPTRLGYGDTGVEPDPEDSGGCNQKDYAPMAEAASTEVLAVLDYAKRQSYVNPERVLLVGQSVGGYATTATAARMPQGLVAAINFAGGAGGDPDKHPGVPCQGGKLESMYGQFGKSSKAPMLWIYTENDLFFGPKYSQEWYAAFTKAGGQAEYKLMPAFGKNGHLLFSSGTNVWTPVVADFLGRVGFPAEPTGK from the coding sequence ATGGACCAATCTACACCGTCATATGTCAAACGGACAGCGCCTGCCATCATGCGCTGCGTGGTTGTATGCCTGTGTGTATCTATTGGCCATGTTTCGGCGCAGCCTCTGGTGCAGGATTTGAACGAAACGATTACCAAGCTGCCGGTGACAGTCAAGAATTTATATGGCCGTAGCGTCACCGGGGATATCATCGTGACGCAATTCAAGCCGGCCGGCCTCGGACCGTTCCCGTTGGTTATCATCAATCATGGCCGCAGCGCTACCGACCGCAGCAAGCCTGCGCGCTTTCGCTATATCCAGCAGGTGCGTTTTTTCACCGAGCGCGGCTTTGCGGTGTTCGTGCCGACACGGCTTGGCTATGGCGATACCGGCGTAGAGCCTGATCCTGAAGACAGCGGCGGTTGCAATCAAAAGGACTATGCGCCCATGGCAGAGGCGGCCAGTACGGAAGTACTGGCGGTGCTCGACTACGCCAAACGGCAGTCTTACGTGAATCCCGAGCGCGTGTTGCTGGTCGGCCAATCGGTCGGTGGTTATGCCACCACGGCTACGGCAGCCAGGATGCCGCAGGGCTTGGTGGCAGCAATCAATTTTGCCGGCGGCGCCGGCGGTGACCCGGACAAACATCCGGGCGTGCCTTGCCAGGGCGGCAAGCTGGAGAGCATGTACGGCCAGTTCGGTAAGAGCAGCAAGGCGCCGATGCTGTGGATATATACCGAAAACGATTTGTTCTTCGGCCCCAAATACAGCCAGGAATGGTATGCCGCTTTTACCAAGGCCGGCGGCCAGGCTGAATACAAACTGATGCCAGCCTTTGGCAAGAACGGTCATTTGCTGTTCTCGTCGGGGACCAATGTGTGGACGCCGGTGGTTGCCGATTTTCTGGGCCGGGTGGGATTTCCTGCGGAGCCAACAGGTAAATGA